GTGAACATGGAGAATTGTAAGCCCACTTCCACACCGTTGTCTACCTCAAATCAACTTTCCCGAGTGTCTGGACAATCTCTCAGTACCGATGATTCTTTCCGGTATCGCAGTGTCGTTGGTGGACTACATTATTTGACACTCACCCGTCCGGATATATCGTTTGCAGTGAACAAGGTATGCCAGTTTCTCTCGCAGCCCGCGGATGTTCATTGGGAAGCTGTTAAGCGCATTTTGCGCTATGTGAAAGGGACAATGCACACATGACTGAAGTTTCGGAAGGCTGCCTCCACTAGCATTAGTATTTTTACTGATGCAGATTGGGCAGGATGCCCTGATGATCGACGATCCACCGGAGGCTTTGCCATCTTTGTTGGACGGAATCTCATTTCCTGGAGCTCTAAGAAACAGCCGACGGTGTCGAGGTCCAGTACTGAGGCCGAGTACAAAGCTTTGGTAAACGGAGCTGCCGAAGCCATCTGCGTAGAATCACTACTCAGAGAGCTTGGTGTTTCACAGCAGCGTGTTCCTGTTCTCTGGTGTGATAATTTAGGAGCCACATATCTGACTGCCAACCCAGTTTTTCATGCACGTACCAAGCACATTGAGATTGATTTCCATTTTGTGCGTGAGCGTGTAGCTTCTGGAGCTCTTGAGGTCGGGTATATTTCCTTTAATGATCAGCTGGCTGATGTGTTCACCAAACCAGCCACTCGACAGATGCTAGACCATTTCAGTTCCAATCTAAACCTTGTATAGAGTAGAAGTTCAGATTGAGGGAGAGTGTTAAAATAAGTCTAGCGTGTCACGTACACGTACTTTGTATTTATGTAATTGTATGTGCTGATCATTATACATAAAGAGACGTGGAGAGGCATTGCCCCACGGAAAACCCTAAACTTTATTCTCAAACTAACATTAGTGTCAATTCCTAAAAAATACTTTACGGAAGCTTGTTGCTTACCACCAAGTTGTTGTACCAATGATGTAGCATATGGCCTCTTGGAAAGAACCTCTTCACTGCACAAAGATCATAGCTAGCCAGTTGATGCTGGCGTACCCGAAAAACCTCACTGTAAGAGGAGTACATGGTCGAGGAAGGGCCTCGCCGCCACTGTCTACCGCATAGCGGCTTCCTCCCATGCTAGCAAGGAAGGGGGGACGAATGGACGAGGGAGTGGGGTGTGGTGATGAAGATTGGGGAGTGTGAGAGTGATAGTCCGAAGCAGTATGTGCGTGTCTCTAAGGATTTTCTCGTAGGCAAAAGAGACAACTCCCAGAATACACATGTTTTTTTAGTGAAAAAGATTCATCATGAATACACGCGTGTGTCTACACCAAAGTTCCGTCGATTATGTATAAATGGACAAACTTAAAGAGGATCGGAGCCTGAAAACAAAATCAACAAAGGATCACAGCCATCTGCCCGAGCGCCGAGCCCGCAAGAACTAAAAAGACCTAACATAAGCTATTAGCCGGAGCAAAGGCACCGGGATTTTCCTCCACATCATCGGCCATTGGAGCGACAGGAAGAGGGCAGGTGAATCCATAGGCTCCCCCACGGCGAAGGAGGGAGAGTTTGCCCTATCCGCCGAAGGAGGGAAAACACGTCCACTTCGTCCCAAGGTTGATCTACCCAACGGTAGCCGGCAGGGCAGTAGATACCACAGTAAACCTGGCGCACATGTCAATGGCGCAACGACTAGTAATACAGCTAATGTCAGTTTGACCCGACAAACTGCGCGGAACACTAGCACTAGAAGAGCCCGCAGCAACGGAAATGCAAATAAACAATGAGATTTACAGCTTTGACTCACCGATTATAGCTTGTCCACGCCCTTCCATGCGAATCCGCCCGGAGGTCAACTCGGATCTTCTCGTCACTCCACCCGCACCTACCAGTTCAGACTGTTCTTAGTGCTCCGGTTCACCCCGTTGCCGTTGGTCCCAAGATCAATGGACGCATATAAATAACCACCATGGCCACACTCTCCTCTATACCTATTCGAGCTCACAGAAATCAAAGGATCGAACTCAGAGAAATGAGCGGAGGACGCGTCCTTCACCGGGGATCTCCTTCCCCTCTCCTTCTGGTCTTGGCATGGGGCGTGCTTTTCGTCGCAGTGTCTGAAGCGCAGCTGGAGGTCGGGTTCTACGACTACACCTGCCCGAGAGCGGAGCAGCTTGTCCGCACCGTCGTCCGCGCCGCCATCCGCCGCGACCCCGGCATCGGCGCCGGGCTCGTGCGCCTCTTCTTCCACGACTGCTTCGTCAGGGTCAGCTTCTTTCCGGCATGTCCGTCTCATATAATTCCGTGTCAACAACCTAATCCCAACGTTAGTGCACTGCGCAGGGGTGTGACGCGTCCGTGCTCCTGGACGCAGTCCCTGGCAGCGACGACGCCGTGGAGAAGGCGTCGCAGGCGAACAGCCCCAGCCTCAGGGGCTACGGCGTCATCGAGCGCGCCAAGCGCGTGGTCGAGCGGCGGTGCCGGCGCACCGTCTCCTGCGCTGACATCGTGGCCTTTGCGGCGCGCGATGCCAGCAGCGTCCTGGGGGGCATTGACTACGAGGTACCGGCGGGGCGGCGCGACGGCCGCGTCTCCAACGCGTCGGAGGTACTCAACAGCCTGCCCCCGCCCTTCTCCAACGCCTCGCGGCTCGTCGACAGCTTCGCCGCCAAGGGCCTCACGGCCGACGACATGGTCACGCTCTCCGGCGCGCACTCGTTCGGCCGCACCCACTGCTCCGCCATCGCCTTCCGTCTCTACCCGCGGGTCGCGGCCGACATGGACGCCGCCTACGGCAGGTCCCTCCGGGCGCGGTGCCCGGCGGCGACGGGGCGCCGGGACCGGGTTGTGCACCTGGACCCGGTCACGGGGCTCCGGCTCGACAACCAGTACTACAGGAACGTGCAGACGCGCGCGGTGCCGTTCACGTCGGACGTGACGCTGCTGACGCGGGATGACACGGCGGCGCTCGTCGACCTCTACGCGCGCAACAGGACGGCGTGGATGTCGCGGTTCGCGGCCGCGATGGTGAAGATGGGCGACCTCGACGTGCTCACTGGCACCCAAGGAGAGATCAGGAGCCTTTGCAACAGAGTTAACTAGCTAGTGCATGCATTCCATCTGCTAGTGGCTGCTTCGACAAACAGCGACCTGCAACAACCGTGGAAGTAAACTGCTAGTAGTTCATCAGCCACAAGATTTTTCCTATTTATATATGTTCATTCAAACATTCATTATAGTAAATACTAGCAAAagggcccgtgcgttgcgacAGGAGAAAAAAATACCACACACTCTTAATTTATAAAAATGATCTATAATCTGAGTATTTGTAGCTATGGCCCAAACAAAGATGGTCTTTGCCTACAAAAGCGCAAGTTCAAGATTTCACATGTCTTCTATTTAAACAAGGCTTGCATGTAGATTTAATACATACGAAGGAATGGGCAAGTGAACTTCAATTTCGTCTTCAATCCTGATTTTGCTGAGATGTTCATCCACAATCCGGATCAGACATGAAGGAAAGATGGATAATGCACTATTGATTAAGAATGCACCCTAGATAGTATTTTTGAAATGGTTAACAagtaaaataacatcatattcagattctaaatatttttctaatcaaattccATATATAACATGTTATATTTGAAGTTACAGTTTAGAAGATATGAGTATTTTAAAAACATTTGATATGTATTGCGAGTTTAATGTTAAAAGCATCAGAAGGTTTTCTATAAAATAGCATGACGGACAAAGAATACCTATTTTTTTATTAATAGGTATAAATATGCCTTTTGATGCTTGGGCTCCAAGGAGCtgttattttgatttttttttaatgTTTCAATTATTTAAAATTCTAAAAAAATCCACATAATAACGGATGTACTCCCTACGCCCcgttttgacactacactagtgtcaaaaatgaTATTATATTATGAAACGGAGAGAGTAGTATATGTTAACAACACATTCCTCACAAAGATCTATTGCTCATCAATGCGGATTACAGCCATGGGTTCGTCAAGTTCTAACCATTACAGGGGAGGAGGAGAACACCA
The sequence above is a segment of the Aegilops tauschii subsp. strangulata cultivar AL8/78 chromosome 6, Aet v6.0, whole genome shotgun sequence genome. Coding sequences within it:
- the LOC109771431 gene encoding peroxidase 1-like, with the protein product MSGGRVLHRGSPSPLLLVLAWGVLFVAVSEAQLEVGFYDYTCPRAEQLVRTVVRAAIRRDPGIGAGLVRLFFHDCFVRGCDASVLLDAVPGSDDAVEKASQANSPSLRGYGVIERAKRVVERRCRRTVSCADIVAFAARDASSVLGGIDYEVPAGRRDGRVSNASEVLNSLPPPFSNASRLVDSFAAKGLTADDMVTLSGAHSFGRTHCSAIAFRLYPRVAADMDAAYGRSLRARCPAATGRRDRVVHLDPVTGLRLDNQYYRNVQTRAVPFTSDVTLLTRDDTAALVDLYARNRTAWMSRFAAAMVKMGDLDVLTGTQGEIRSLCNRVN